From the genome of Candidatus Roizmanbacteria bacterium, one region includes:
- a CDS encoding chromate transporter: protein MATANASLSNLETTLNEYFVKKAPFQLPEGVKEFIVTFGPWFTLVTLVLALPVLLAAIGLGAFLAPFAVLGGANAAAFTVGTVFSLATLVLEALALPGLFKRKKSGWNMLFYSSLVSVAGSLVALNLVGAVLNAVIGWYFIFQVRSMYK from the coding sequence ATGGCAACAGCGAATGCGTCTCTTTCAAATCTCGAAACTACCTTAAACGAATACTTTGTAAAAAAGGCCCCATTTCAGTTGCCCGAAGGTGTAAAAGAATTTATTGTGACCTTTGGACCTTGGTTCACTCTTGTAACTTTGGTTCTCGCACTGCCAGTACTTCTCGCAGCAATCGGTCTTGGAGCATTCTTAGCTCCATTTGCAGTTCTCGGTGGCGCAAATGCAGCAGCCTTTACCGTTGGAACAGTCTTCAGTCTTGCAACCCTAGTTCTTGAAGCATTGGCTTTACCCGGACTATTTAAGAGAAAGAAGTCTGGATGGAACATGCTGTTCTATTCTTCGCTCGTTTCAGTAGCAGGTTCTCTCGTAGCCTTAAACCTTGTTGGAGCAGTCCTAAATGCAGTCATCGGATGGTACTTCATCTTCCAGGTCCGATCGATGTATAAGTAA
- a CDS encoding TatD family hydrolase: protein MFDTHCHLNFGAFDGQVDQIIKDALNSGISQILIPSTDLTTADKAISVAGSFENIYVAVGIHPHHVFELKAKSEKLKVDLENIERLLENKKVVAVGEVGLDRHYYKNTKYGDYEITNEFMRTQREVFAHQVVLAVRHDKSLILHNRESKTEFLETLLSVWDSKLEGRTVFHCCEPDDELLEFAKKHKLYIGVDGDVTYSKQKQEFIKKVPLEMLVLETDAPFLSPEPFRSMPRETRGPNVPANLRLIAEFVAKLKDLPTDQLAQITTANAQRLFGLA from the coding sequence ATGTTCGACACTCACTGTCACCTCAATTTCGGCGCCTTCGATGGCCAAGTAGATCAGATTATTAAGGATGCCCTCAACTCAGGGATCTCTCAAATCTTAATTCCCAGTACAGATTTAACTACTGCTGATAAAGCCATTTCGGTTGCAGGTTCTTTTGAAAATATATATGTGGCCGTTGGCATACATCCACATCATGTCTTTGAGTTGAAAGCCAAAAGCGAGAAACTAAAAGTTGATCTGGAAAATATAGAACGGTTACTGGAGAACAAAAAAGTTGTTGCTGTTGGTGAAGTAGGACTGGATAGACATTACTACAAAAATACCAAGTATGGCGACTATGAAATCACTAATGAGTTTATGCGAACGCAACGAGAAGTATTCGCTCATCAGGTTGTGCTCGCAGTGCGCCATGACAAGAGTTTGATTCTTCACAATAGAGAGTCGAAGACAGAGTTTTTAGAAACGCTCCTCTCTGTCTGGGACTCCAAGCTTGAAGGAAGAACGGTTTTTCACTGCTGTGAGCCAGACGATGAACTTCTCGAGTTTGCGAAGAAACACAAGCTCTACATTGGAGTTGATGGTGACGTTACTTACAGCAAGCAAAAGCAAGAGTTTATCAAGAAAGTTCCATTAGAAATGCTTGTACTCGAGACGGATGCTCCATTTTTAAGTCCGGAACCATTCAGATCAATGCCGAGAGAAACACGAGGGCCAAATGTTCCAGCAAATCTCAGGCTTATTGCTGAGTTTGTAGCGAAGTTAAAAGATCTGCCCACCGATCAGTTGGCTCAAATAACGACTGCCAACGCTCAAAGGCTTTTTGGCCTAGCGTAG
- a CDS encoding glycosyltransferase has protein sequence MIISKIASKSTSGTMKYMDTFIYDPTATDSQSKVRGIGRFVQTLKETLPKDVVFTSDTSKIPYDSVFINPFINLVQTPVVNKRLAKIQIGVIHDVIPLQFPKHFPIGVRGAINVWKNKRSLKNYDLIVTDSEVSQKNILKQLPLRKNGVRVVFPTLPKTFSSQATENTKYQMPNTKYFIYVGDVTWNKNLVNLAKAVQMADATCVFVGKTFIDEVPLNSWTKEFHEFMNLAKNDKRFIFPGFVSDEDLKILYKNSVANILVSREEGLGFSYVEAASQKTSSILSDIDIFHETAGDTAIFVDPENPRNIADVLKKIVTEEKKLATLGQKAFERWQSLFEPTDRWADLLTSLQTQQ, from the coding sequence ATGATTATATCAAAAATAGCTTCAAAATCAACAAGTGGTACAATGAAATACATGGACACCTTTATCTACGACCCAACAGCTACCGATTCCCAAAGCAAAGTACGAGGCATCGGAAGGTTTGTGCAGACACTGAAAGAGACCCTTCCTAAAGACGTTGTTTTTACCTCAGACACATCTAAAATCCCATACGACTCAGTATTTATTAATCCTTTTATAAACCTCGTTCAAACACCCGTAGTTAATAAGCGCCTTGCCAAAATACAGATTGGCGTAATCCACGATGTAATTCCCCTTCAATTTCCCAAACATTTCCCCATAGGAGTAAGGGGAGCGATAAATGTATGGAAAAATAAACGTTCTTTAAAAAATTACGACCTGATTGTAACCGACTCAGAAGTCAGTCAGAAAAACATCCTCAAACAGCTACCCCTTCGCAAGAACGGAGTCCGAGTAGTATTCCCCACACTGCCTAAAACCTTCTCCTCCCAGGCTACGGAAAATACTAAATACCAAATGCCAAATACCAAATACTTCATCTATGTCGGCGACGTTACCTGGAACAAGAATCTCGTAAATCTTGCTAAAGCAGTACAGATGGCGGATGCAACCTGTGTCTTTGTTGGGAAGACCTTCATAGACGAAGTTCCTCTAAACAGCTGGACAAAGGAGTTTCACGAATTTATGAACTTAGCGAAAAACGATAAAAGATTTATCTTCCCTGGATTTGTTTCTGACGAGGATCTGAAGATTTTATATAAAAACTCTGTAGCAAACATACTCGTTTCTCGAGAAGAAGGACTTGGATTTTCTTATGTTGAGGCCGCCTCTCAAAAGACGTCGTCAATATTATCCGATATAGATATCTTTCATGAAACCGCCGGAGACACAGCCATATTTGTGGACCCTGAGAATCCACGAAATATTGCTGATGTTCTTAAGAAGATTGTAACTGAGGAGAAAAAACTAGCTACGCTAGGCCAAAAAGCCTTTGAGCGTTGGCAGTCGTTATTTGAGCCAACTGATCGGTGGGCAGATCTTTTAACTTCGCTACAAACTCAGCAATAA
- a CDS encoding HD domain-containing protein — translation MKRRDRDLEFLNEIGTLRFIKRSWIQFLRSDVASISEHMFRMAWIALVIAKHEKVKDTGKILKMVLVHDITESRTGDPHYVSRQYVKIDEELAIDDMLEGTALKDEFKALWKEYEERKSIESKIVKDADNLDVDMELRDYAGRDKQLYTKWRPTRTAVYKRLFTKTAKRLWKEIHTSNPHDWHINGRNRLVAGDWSTKKQK, via the coding sequence ATGAAAAGAAGAGATAGAGATCTAGAATTTTTGAACGAAATTGGTACCCTGAGATTTATAAAACGCTCATGGATCCAGTTTTTGAGATCGGATGTTGCAAGTATTTCTGAGCACATGTTTCGTATGGCATGGATCGCTCTCGTAATTGCAAAGCACGAGAAGGTAAAGGACACGGGTAAGATTTTGAAGATGGTCTTAGTTCACGATATAACCGAGAGTAGAACGGGCGATCCACATTATGTGTCTAGACAGTATGTGAAGATCGACGAGGAGCTAGCGATCGATGATATGCTCGAAGGCACGGCTCTGAAGGACGAGTTTAAGGCACTGTGGAAGGAGTATGAGGAGAGAAAAAGCATTGAGTCGAAGATTGTAAAGGATGCAGACAACCTTGATGTAGATATGGAACTCAGAGATTATGCGGGTAGAGATAAACAGTTATATACTAAGTGGCGGCCAACACGAACTGCGGTATATAAGCGTTTGTTTACTAAGACCGCAAAGCGTCTGTGGAAAGAAATTCATACTTCAAATCCACATGACTGGCATATTAACGGGAGAAATCGATTAGTTGCAGGAGACTGGTCCACTAAAAAGCAAAAGTAA
- a CDS encoding thymidylate synthase, which yields MKLQTNPEYQYLNLLQDILDNGEEQTDRGTSVKTYSVFGRQIRFDLTKDFPLLTTKKVYWKGVLHELYWFLSGQSNIKYLVDNNVHIWDDYPYKIYKSKNKNTSLTKDEFIQKIATDKKFAKSWGELPHIYGEMWRRWPAKDGRSVDQLAWVIKELQEDPNAHNTLVNSWNPEYLYTMAKPGKGARFPICHNMYQVNIKNEKVCLQLYQRSADIFLGVPFNIASYALLTVIIAKILGREPGEFVHTFGDVHIYENHFDAVKEQLKRKPMPFPKLSIKGKNVTLSSFRPEMVILEDYQAHPPIKAELTVAGGLFEGKHTSSS from the coding sequence ATGAAGCTCCAGACAAACCCAGAATATCAGTATTTAAATCTACTTCAGGACATTTTGGACAATGGTGAAGAGCAAACTGACCGTGGGACTAGTGTCAAGACTTACAGCGTTTTTGGACGGCAGATTCGCTTCGACTTAACGAAGGACTTCCCTCTTCTTACAACAAAAAAAGTCTACTGGAAGGGAGTGCTTCACGAGCTGTACTGGTTTTTATCTGGGCAGTCAAACATTAAGTATCTGGTCGACAACAATGTACATATATGGGACGACTATCCTTATAAAATATATAAATCGAAAAATAAAAACACCTCATTAACAAAAGACGAGTTTATTCAAAAGATTGCGACTGATAAGAAGTTTGCAAAGAGCTGGGGAGAGCTACCCCACATATACGGCGAGATGTGGAGAAGATGGCCAGCGAAGGATGGTAGATCTGTAGACCAGTTAGCTTGGGTCATAAAGGAGCTACAAGAGGATCCGAATGCCCATAACACTCTCGTTAACTCCTGGAATCCAGAATATCTTTACACAATGGCAAAACCCGGTAAAGGAGCAAGATTTCCAATCTGTCACAATATGTATCAGGTAAACATAAAAAATGAAAAGGTCTGTCTTCAACTTTATCAACGTAGTGCCGATATTTTTCTTGGTGTTCCTTTTAACATTGCGAGTTACGCGCTATTAACAGTAATAATCGCAAAGATTCTTGGACGTGAACCAGGTGAGTTCGTGCACACTTTTGGAGATGTGCATATATATGAGAATCATTTTGATGCGGTGAAGGAGCAGTTAAAAAGAAAACCTATGCCATTCCCGAAGCTAAGCATCAAAGGTAAGAATGTGACATTAAGTTCGTTTAGGCCCGAGATGGTTATACTTGAGGACTATCAAGCCCACCCACCCATTAAAGCAGAGCTCACCGTTGCCGGAGGACTATTTGAAGGGAAGCATACGAGTAGCTCTTAG
- a CDS encoding dihydrofolate reductase: MTRISAIAAIAEKSRALGKDNELLWRISSDLKRVRELTMGHPIIMGRKTMEHIVATAGKALSGRTNIVVTRDKDLKKDGFVVVNSFPEALEMAQKSPGPEEVFVFGGAQMYQLALPRIHRLYLTVVQDDPQADAFFPDYSEFKTVVEKSEEMDDNGLKYYYLTLER; this comes from the coding sequence ATGACAAGAATAAGTGCAATTGCCGCTATCGCTGAGAAGTCTAGGGCTCTAGGAAAGGATAATGAGCTTCTTTGGCGCATCTCTAGCGATCTGAAAAGAGTGCGAGAATTGACCATGGGTCACCCGATCATCATGGGTAGAAAGACCATGGAACATATTGTTGCGACAGCAGGAAAAGCCCTCTCTGGAAGGACAAACATTGTTGTTACGCGAGACAAAGATCTAAAAAAAGATGGATTTGTTGTGGTTAATTCATTTCCGGAAGCATTAGAGATGGCCCAAAAATCTCCTGGCCCAGAGGAGGTTTTTGTTTTTGGAGGAGCGCAGATGTATCAACTAGCGTTACCACGCATACATAGACTTTATTTAACTGTAGTACAGGACGATCCACAGGCTGACGCATTCTTTCCTGATTACTCTGAGTTCAAGACGGTAGTCGAAAAGAGCGAAGAAATGGATGATAATGGACTCAAGTATTACTACCTTACTTTAGAAAGGTGA
- the rho gene encoding transcription termination factor Rho, translated as MLEGNDYEEKTIAPAEAEQEHRQADRPQKSDNRLKEDLKLSYTATGVLDVTVGGYGFLRQDYTINPNKDIYVSTSQIRRFWLRRGDMVEGLARPPKEGERFHSLLLIKKINGVEITEEESRTRKDFEQLTSLHPNRQIKLETTKEVLSTRIIDLIAPIGFGQRALIVSQPKAGKTTFLKEIAQAISVNHPEAHLMAILIGERPEEVTEIKRFIKGEVAASNFDESPRQQVKVANLALERARRLVEMGKDVIVLLDSITRLARAFNLSVQGTGRSMSGGIDPSALFPAKKFLGAARNCEEGGSLTIIGTALIETESRMDNLIYEEFKGTGNMEIHLDRKLAERRIFPAVNIERSGTRHEELLLDEKFMKKITTLHRMLGLLDGEERVTLMIDKLSKTKNNAEFLDSLSAGA; from the coding sequence ATGCTCGAGGGTAACGATTATGAAGAAAAAACAATCGCCCCTGCAGAAGCAGAACAGGAACATAGACAGGCAGATAGACCACAGAAATCAGACAACAGACTAAAAGAAGATCTGAAATTGAGCTACACCGCAACCGGCGTGCTTGATGTGACTGTAGGTGGGTATGGATTCCTTCGACAGGACTACACCATCAACCCAAACAAGGACATCTACGTTTCAACATCTCAAATTCGACGCTTCTGGCTTCGAAGAGGAGACATGGTTGAGGGACTCGCACGACCTCCTAAGGAAGGCGAGCGATTTCACAGTCTACTTCTTATTAAAAAGATAAATGGAGTGGAGATTACTGAGGAAGAAAGTCGAACTCGTAAAGACTTCGAGCAGCTCACCTCGCTACATCCTAATAGGCAGATTAAGTTGGAGACGACTAAAGAGGTATTATCTACAAGAATAATTGATCTAATTGCTCCAATTGGATTCGGTCAAAGAGCTCTCATTGTTTCTCAACCAAAAGCGGGAAAGACAACTTTCCTTAAGGAGATTGCACAGGCAATTAGCGTCAATCATCCAGAAGCTCATTTGATGGCCATTCTTATTGGTGAAAGACCTGAGGAAGTTACCGAAATCAAAAGGTTCATTAAGGGAGAGGTGGCAGCATCTAATTTTGACGAGTCTCCCCGACAACAGGTAAAGGTAGCAAATTTGGCGCTTGAACGAGCAAGAAGGCTCGTTGAGATGGGTAAGGATGTGATCGTACTTCTTGACTCAATCACGCGCCTAGCACGAGCATTCAATCTTTCTGTTCAAGGAACGGGAAGAAGCATGTCCGGCGGAATTGATCCGTCAGCACTTTTCCCAGCCAAAAAGTTTTTGGGAGCAGCTCGTAACTGTGAAGAAGGTGGAAGCTTAACCATAATCGGAACAGCTCTTATCGAGACTGAATCACGAATGGATAACCTTATTTACGAAGAGTTCAAGGGAACCGGAAATATGGAGATCCATCTTGATCGTAAACTTGCTGAGCGAAGAATTTTCCCAGCTGTAAATATCGAAAGATCTGGAACGCGACACGAAGAGTTGCTTCTTGACGAGAAGTTTATGAAGAAGATAACGACTCTTCATCGTATGTTGGGTCTTCTAGACGGCGAAGAGCGAGTAACGCTCATGATCGATAAGCTGTCGAAAACGAAGAATAACGCAGAGTTCCTAGACTCTTTAAGCGCTGGAGCGTAA
- a CDS encoding GNAT family N-acetyltransferase, producing MNIRLAEARDTNQVLALLDELLAEVNKKRVNPVQPTEEQEKREKIFNDLLGRSDVRVFVAEEDSHLLGVADLFILPIMRRGYFAGHLEDLVITERSRGQGVGTALLKAVKDYCRKNQIKVMKLTSGFELAAAHKFYEKQGGVHTEKMFRFNLTD from the coding sequence ATGAATATTCGCCTCGCTGAAGCGCGGGATACAAATCAGGTTTTAGCCCTTCTTGACGAGCTGTTAGCCGAGGTCAACAAGAAGCGAGTGAATCCGGTGCAACCTACAGAGGAACAAGAGAAGCGTGAGAAAATATTTAATGACCTCTTAGGGCGATCTGACGTTAGGGTCTTTGTCGCAGAAGAAGACTCACACCTACTCGGAGTAGCCGATCTTTTTATTCTGCCCATTATGCGAAGGGGCTATTTTGCGGGACATCTTGAAGACTTGGTTATAACTGAGCGCTCTCGAGGCCAGGGGGTAGGCACAGCCTTACTAAAAGCCGTCAAAGATTACTGTAGAAAAAACCAGATAAAAGTAATGAAGCTTACGAGTGGATTTGAACTTGCGGCTGCCCACAAATTTTACGAGAAACAAGGCGGAGTCCACACCGAAAAGATGTTTCGATTCAACCTAACTGACTAG
- a CDS encoding metal-sensitive transcriptional regulator gives MEYIPIPPMTTQRINRIIGQLKGIQRMMETERDCHEILQQVSAVKKAIDGISKELVVADICKSLPKESTQKIERVVDRVLSM, from the coding sequence ATGGAGTATATACCTATACCCCCTATGACTACCCAAAGAATTAATCGAATAATCGGACAACTTAAAGGAATACAAAGAATGATGGAAACTGAAAGAGACTGTCATGAAATTCTTCAGCAGGTATCCGCCGTAAAGAAAGCGATTGATGGAATTTCCAAGGAGTTGGTAGTGGCGGACATCTGCAAGTCACTGCCGAAAGAGAGTACGCAAAAAATCGAACGAGTTGTTGATCGAGTTCTTTCAATGTAA
- the trxB gene encoding thioredoxin-disulfide reductase → MSEIQNVVIIGGGPAGLAAALYTSRANLKPVVFAGSPPGGQLTLTSEVENWLGFESILGPELISKMRSHVEKFGVKIFDENVTSIDFAKAPFKVKSIDREVSAKSVIIATGAKALWLNLESEQRLKGKGVSACATCDGFFFKNKVVAVVGGGDTAMEEALTLTKFATKVYLIHRKDSFRASKIMQERVLKHEKIEVIWNTQVVEVLGESRVEGLKLQSVESKELKNLTVDGLFLGIGHKPDTELFKDKIELDEKGYIVTFDMLAREHLMYGKVPAEKVKKIQESAGHSPTSTNVLGVFAAGDCVDHVYRQATTAVGMGVAAALDVERWLELE, encoded by the coding sequence ATGTCAGAAATTCAAAACGTTGTAATCATTGGTGGTGGTCCTGCTGGACTTGCCGCAGCTCTCTATACTTCAAGAGCTAATCTTAAGCCGGTCGTGTTTGCAGGTTCCCCTCCGGGTGGTCAGCTTACGCTAACGAGTGAGGTGGAGAACTGGTTAGGATTCGAGTCTATTCTTGGTCCAGAGCTGATTAGCAAGATGCGTTCGCATGTTGAAAAGTTTGGAGTGAAGATTTTCGATGAAAATGTTACGAGTATAGACTTTGCCAAGGCTCCGTTTAAGGTAAAAAGCATAGACCGTGAAGTAAGCGCAAAAAGCGTAATTATCGCTACTGGAGCAAAAGCTCTTTGGCTAAATCTTGAATCTGAACAGCGTTTGAAAGGAAAAGGAGTGTCCGCATGTGCTACTTGTGATGGATTTTTCTTTAAGAACAAAGTCGTGGCCGTTGTTGGAGGTGGCGACACTGCAATGGAAGAAGCATTAACTCTTACGAAGTTCGCTACTAAAGTCTACTTAATACATAGAAAAGACTCGTTCCGAGCCTCAAAAATCATGCAAGAGCGAGTCCTAAAACACGAGAAGATAGAGGTTATTTGGAACACGCAAGTTGTGGAGGTTTTGGGAGAGAGCAGAGTAGAAGGCCTTAAACTACAAAGTGTAGAATCCAAAGAACTAAAAAATCTTACTGTCGATGGACTATTTCTAGGCATCGGACACAAGCCTGACACCGAACTTTTTAAAGATAAGATCGAGCTTGATGAAAAAGGCTATATCGTTACCTTTGATATGTTGGCCAGAGAGCACTTGATGTACGGTAAAGTTCCGGCAGAAAAAGTGAAAAAAATACAAGAGAGCGCAGGCCATAGTCCCACGAGCACCAACGTACTAGGTGTATTCGCAGCGGGAGACTGTGTAGACCACGTTTATAGACAGGCAACAACCGCTGTTGGTATGGGTGTAGCTGCCGCATTAGATGTTGAGAGATGGCTTGAACTAGAGTAA
- a CDS encoding Glu/Leu/Phe/Val dehydrogenase, with protein MSTAGAQMLQTAQNLIKETGKILHLSDEHIQKLVAPDSIHEAVLEIVLDSGAKKFFQAFRVQHNNTLGPYKGGIRFHPQVSVEEVQALATLMSIKCSVAGIPLGGGKGGIIVDPKTLSEKELEKLSRAYVGAFFEFIGEEKDIPAPDVNTNGQIMSWMVDEYIKLKAESLKLEAGEIGEEQISKWRGSFTGKPLEIGGSLGRTEATGRGGVIALKALLSKLGSTFHTSSSKPTIAVQGFGNVGYYFAKIASEEGFNVVSVSDSKGGIIYKNMEPLDVPLVMSCKKEKGNLSGCYCVGGVCDLRGGRPISNAELLELPVDILVPSALENVINGENMTKIKAKIVVEMANGPVTEEAQNYLVNKGVQIIPDVFANSGGVTVSYLEWRQNVENQRWTEKDVNSKMLNLMTAAFESIWNRSQKMKTSLKNAAFEVAIERMLT; from the coding sequence ATGAGTACTGCAGGAGCCCAGATGCTTCAAACTGCGCAAAATCTCATAAAAGAGACTGGCAAAATCCTACATCTTAGCGATGAGCATATTCAAAAACTAGTAGCTCCCGACTCTATTCATGAGGCTGTTCTTGAGATCGTACTTGACAGTGGTGCTAAGAAATTCTTTCAGGCATTTAGAGTCCAGCACAATAATACTCTAGGACCGTATAAAGGAGGTATTCGCTTCCATCCACAGGTATCGGTAGAGGAAGTACAGGCCCTCGCAACTCTCATGAGTATAAAGTGCTCCGTAGCTGGTATTCCACTTGGAGGCGGTAAGGGGGGGATAATTGTAGATCCTAAAACCCTGTCCGAAAAAGAACTAGAAAAGCTATCTAGAGCCTATGTCGGTGCTTTTTTTGAGTTCATTGGTGAAGAAAAAGATATCCCAGCGCCAGACGTCAATACAAACGGACAGATTATGTCATGGATGGTGGATGAATACATTAAATTAAAGGCTGAAAGTTTAAAGTTGGAAGCTGGCGAAATAGGAGAAGAGCAAATTTCAAAGTGGAGAGGGAGCTTTACCGGTAAACCGTTAGAGATAGGAGGGAGTTTGGGCCGAACGGAAGCGACGGGCAGAGGTGGAGTCATCGCTTTGAAAGCTCTACTCTCAAAGCTAGGTTCTACGTTCCACACTTCAAGTTCTAAACCTACAATCGCCGTCCAGGGATTTGGGAATGTCGGATACTACTTCGCGAAGATAGCTTCAGAGGAGGGATTCAATGTTGTATCTGTCTCTGATAGTAAAGGTGGAATTATTTATAAAAATATGGAACCGCTTGACGTTCCTTTGGTTATGAGCTGTAAGAAAGAAAAAGGAAACTTGTCAGGTTGTTACTGTGTAGGAGGTGTTTGCGACCTAAGAGGTGGTAGGCCAATCTCCAATGCTGAGCTACTAGAGTTACCAGTTGATATTTTGGTACCATCCGCTCTTGAGAACGTAATAAACGGCGAAAATATGACCAAAATTAAGGCAAAGATCGTAGTTGAGATGGCAAATGGTCCTGTGACCGAGGAAGCGCAAAACTATTTAGTTAATAAGGGAGTACAGATAATTCCCGATGTATTCGCAAATAGTGGTGGAGTGACCGTCTCATATCTGGAATGGCGACAAAATGTGGAGAATCAAAGATGGACCGAAAAAGATGTTAATTCCAAGATGCTTAACCTTATGACCGCTGCCTTTGAGTCAATCTGGAATCGATCCCAAAAAATGAAAACTTCACTAAAAAATGCCGCGTTTGAAGTCGCTATTGAGCGAATGCTTACTTAA
- a CDS encoding peptidoglycan DD-metalloendopeptidase family protein produces the protein MRQLVQFVLFFSDYLRSRTLNAARVIERIKDVFVAILIVKRGKYSSSFLNSSFILLAVAALVGGPIIAENNPFSNELGANQTLQSSVVSFNPYESNIGTIISAKPRDKVVDYSVLGGDTLSTIAKKFDVSTDTLKWANNLKSDTIKPGQIVKVPPGTGVVHKVISGDNIYAVAKKYNVDAQNILNFPFNDFADLDTFSLTPGQTLFIPNGSVLPPKPVASPGGFYSGPIQAGARGNSNFIWPTSGGITQYPIWYHMALDIANNALPPVLASDTGTVTFAGCITYGYGCHIIIDHGNGYQTLYGHLSVVGVTPGQAVSQGQQIGNMGSTGRSSGPHLHFEIRSGGAQLNPLNFLK, from the coding sequence ATGCGACAACTCGTTCAATTCGTGCTATTTTTCAGCGATTATTTAAGATCTCGAACCTTAAATGCAGCTCGCGTAATTGAACGGATTAAAGATGTATTTGTAGCAATTTTAATAGTAAAACGAGGAAAGTATTCGTCATCTTTTCTAAATAGCTCATTTATTCTTCTTGCAGTTGCAGCGCTTGTTGGTGGTCCAATTATTGCTGAAAATAATCCTTTCAGTAATGAACTCGGTGCTAATCAGACCCTACAAAGTTCGGTGGTATCATTCAATCCTTATGAAAGCAATATTGGAACAATTATTTCTGCTAAACCAAGGGACAAGGTAGTAGACTATAGCGTTCTTGGAGGAGATACTCTTAGTACAATAGCTAAAAAATTTGACGTCTCGACCGACACTCTTAAGTGGGCGAACAATCTTAAATCAGACACAATTAAACCCGGTCAGATCGTCAAAGTTCCTCCTGGAACCGGAGTTGTTCATAAGGTTATTTCTGGTGACAATATCTATGCGGTCGCGAAAAAATATAACGTTGATGCTCAGAACATTCTTAACTTTCCTTTCAATGATTTTGCAGACCTAGATACTTTTTCCTTAACCCCCGGTCAAACTCTCTTTATCCCGAATGGGTCAGTTTTGCCTCCGAAACCCGTCGCATCTCCTGGTGGATTCTATAGTGGGCCAATCCAAGCAGGAGCACGAGGGAACTCAAATTTTATCTGGCCAACATCAGGAGGAATTACGCAGTATCCAATCTGGTATCACATGGCTCTCGATATAGCCAATAATGCTCTCCCTCCAGTACTGGCTTCCGATACAGGAACAGTAACCTTTGCTGGGTGTATTACATACGGATATGGATGTCATATTATTATCGATCATGGAAATGGATACCAAACTCTTTATGGTCACCTATCTGTTGTTGGAGTTACTCCAGGTCAGGCAGTTTCTCAGGGACAGCAAATTGGAAATATGGGATCTACGGGTAGATCGTCAGGACCACATCTACATTTTGAAATCCGCTCAGGGGGAGCTCAGCTAAATCCTCTCAACTTTCTTAAGTAA